From the genome of Mycobacterium kansasii ATCC 12478:
GCAGATGTGTTCTCCGCCAAGGTAACCGGCCTGGTCCGGATGACCGACGCCTGGCCGCTGCGGCCGGATGCGCGGATCCTGCTGTGTTCCTCGGTATCCGGAGTGTGGGGCGGCTACGGGCACGCCGGCTATGCGGCATCCAACCGGATGCTCGACACCGTGGCCGCCCAGTTGCGCGGTAACGGATTGAACTGCATGTCGGTGCGGTGGGGCTTGTGGCAGGGCACCACGATCGCCGGCGCCGACGACGTCGCCCGCATTGAGCGGTCCGGCTTGATCGCCATGGACCCCGACGCGGCGATCACGACCGGTCTCGGGTGCCGTCAAGGCGACCCGCTGATTCTGGCCGCCGATTTCGACCGCCTTCGGGTGTTCTTCGAAAGCCAGGGCGCCGCAATGCCGTTCACCTCGACGACAACCGCCGAAAGCGACGACGATTCGGCGGCCGACAGCCGGAGTCCGGACCAGCGACCGATCAGTGAGCTGGTACGCGCCGAGATCGCTGCGGCATTCAGTCTCGATGGTCCGGCGGCGGTCGACCTGAACGTGGCGCTGGTCGACCTCGGCGCGGACTCGATGCTGGCGCTGGACCTGCGTGACCGGTTACGTCGATGGACCGGCCAATCGGTGCCCGCAGCCCGACTGCTCGGCGGTATCACCGGCGCCGAGCTGATCGCGATTCTGCAGTCGGCTCTCAGCGCGGACCGCCCAGCCGCAAGCCCGGAGCCGACGGCGGAGCCCGGGTCTACCGCGAATCCCGAAAGACGAGAAAGGTTGAGATCCTCGCGTGACTGACACCCACCAAGACCTGACGTCGTTACGCCGTGGGCTGCCCGAGCCTGACTTGGCCTGGTCCGCGTCGCCTCCCCAGGACTCACAGCAGGACCCCGGCCCCCCGCTGTCCGATGGTCAGCGCCGGCTGTGGTTCGTGCAGTCGATCGACCCGAGCAGCTCACTGCTCAACGTCTGCGCGTCCTACCGGTTGACCGGAACCGTCGACGTCGGGCGGTTACACCGGGCGCTGGACGCCGTTGCGGTTCGGCACCCGGTGCTGCGCACCACTTATCACGCCGACGACGACGGAGATCCGCGCCCGGTGGTGCACGATGACCTGCGGCCCGGCTGGGCCCAACACGACCTTTGCGGGCTGTCCGAGCAGGCCCGGCAGTTGCGGCTGGAAGTACTGGCGCAACGGCAGTTTCGCCGTCCCTTCGATCTGGCCGCCGACTCCCCGCTGCGGGTCACCGCGGTGCGACTGAGCAACGACGAGCTGATGCTGTTGATCACCGCCCATCACATCGCTTGGGATGACGCATCGTGGGGCCCGTTCTTCACGGACTTGACCCGTGCCTACTCCGACACCGCCGGCCTCGACGGCGCGACGCCACCGGTGCCGGCTGCTACCGCCGGCACCCTCGACGAGGATCTGGCCTATTGGCGATCGTTGATGGCGGATCTGCCCGAGCCGCTGGAACTTCCGGGTGCCAACGGTTCTGCGGTGCCCAGCACCTGGCGAGCGCAACGGGTGTCGGCTCAGCTGTCCGCGGACACCCTCGGCCGGGTCACCGCGCTGGCCGGCAAGTGCGAGGCCACCCCCTACGTGGTGATGCTGGCCGCATTCGCCGCGCTGATCCACCGCTACACCCATGCCACGGATTTCCTGATCGCGGCACCGGTTACGGACCGCAATGCCGGGGCCGAGAATGCGATCGGCTACTACGGCAACACCGTCGTGGTACGAGCCCAGCCGCAGCCGCGGCAGACATTCCGTGACCTGCTGGCGCACACCCGCGACGTCACCACCGGGGCTTTCGCCCACCAGCGTGTCAACCTCGACTGGCTGGTGCGGGAGTCCAACCCCGACCGTCGCCACGGCGCCGACCGGATGACCCGGGTGAGCTTCGGCCTCCGCGAATCCGACGGCGGCGGCTTCTGCCCGCCCGGCGTGCAGTGCCGCCGCGGCGATCTGCAAGGCCAATTCAGCCAGTTGCCCTTGAGCTTCACGGTGGAGTTGTCCGGAACCGGGGCGCTGGTGGAGGCCGAGTACCTCGTCGAGGTGCTCGATCCGCCGCTGGCCACTCAGCTGCTCGAGCATTACGCCATCCTGCTCGACAGCGCGCTGGCCGACCCCGACACCGAGCTGAATCGGCTCTCGCTGTTCGGTGCCGCCGAAGCCGAGTGGCTGCGCAAAGTCGCCACCGGCCAGCAGTTCTCGACGACACCCACCACCATGCCGGCGTTGGTGGCCGAACGCGCGGCGTCCTCGCCCGACGCCGTCGCCGTCGTCTACGAGGACCGTCAATACACCTACCGCGAACTCAACGAGGAAGCAAACCGGTTGGCGCACTGGCTGATCGACCAGGGCGTTGGGACCGAGGACCGCGTAGCGGTGGTCCTGGACAAGTCTCCGGAGTTGGTCATCACCGCCCTGGGCGTCCTCAAAGCCGGTGCCGTCTACCTACCGGTCGACCCGACCTATCCAGAAGACCGGCTGTCCTACATCCTCGACGACGCCGAGGCCAAACTTGTGCTGCGCGAACCGGTTACCGACCTGGCAGGGTATTCGCCGGCCGACCCGGCGCCCGACGAGCTGGTCCGGCCGCTGCGGCCCGCCAACACCGCCTACCTGATCTACACCTCCGGATCCACCGGCCTGCCCAAGGGGGTGCCGGTGCCGCATGCCCCGGTCACCGAATACTTCGTCTGGTTCGGCGACGAGTACCAGGTCGACGAGACCGACCGGCTGCTACAGGTGGCCTCGCCCGGGTTCGACGTGTCCATCGCCGAGATCTTCGGGCTGCTGATCTGTGGGGGCCGGCTGGTGATTCCGCGGCCGGACGGGTTGCGCGACATCGGTTATCTGACCGATCTGCTCTACCGCGAGGGCATCACCTCGATGCACTTCGTGCCATCGCTGCTCGGCCTGTTCCTGTCGCTGCCCGGTGTCAACCAGTGGCGCACCCTGCGCCGGGTGCCGATCGGCGGGGAGCCGCTGCCGGGTGAGGTCGCCGACAAGTTCCACGCCACCTTCGACGCGCTGTTGTACAACTTCTACGGACCGACCGAGACCGTCATCAACGCCACCAGCTATCAGGTCGAAGGCACCCAGGGCACCCGGATCGTCCCGATCGGCCGGCCCAAGATCAACACCCAGGTGTATCTGCTCGACGATGCGCTGCAGCCCGTCCCGGTCGGGGTGATCGGCGAAATCTATATCGGCGGAACGCATATGGCCCATGGTTACCACCGCCGGCCGGCGCTGACCGCCGAACGCTTCGTCGCCGACCCGTTCACCCCCGGCGGGCGGCTGTACCGGTCCGGGGACTTGGCCCGCCGCAACGCCGACGGCGACATCGAATTCGTCGGCCGGGCCGACGAGCAGGTGAAGATCCGCGGCTTCCGCATCGAGCTCGGCGAAATCGCCGCGGCCATCTCGGTCGATCCCAGCGTCGGGCAGGCGGTCGTGATCGCCATCGATCTGCCGGGGCTCGGCAAGAGCCTGGTCGGCTACGTGACTCCGTCCGACGGCGGCACCGAAACCGTCGACGTGGACCGCATCCGGGCCCGGGTGGCCGCCGCGCTGCCGGACTACATGACCCCCGCCGCCTACGTCGTCCTCGACGAAATCCCGATCACGACGCACGGCAAGATCGACCGGGACGCGCTGCCGCAGCCCGAGATCGCGTCGGCCGCCGAATATCGCGAACCCACCACGGCGTCCGAGCGCATTGTCGCCGGCTTGTTCACCCAGTTGCTGGGCCACGACCGGGTCGGTGTGGACGACTCGTTCTTCGACCTCGGCGGGCACTCGCTGGTGGCCACCAAGCTGGTCGCCGCGATCCGCTCCGAATGCGGTGCCGAACTCGGGATCCGCGACGTCTTCGAGCTGGTGACGGTGGGGCGGCTGGCCGAACGTGTCGACCAGGTGCAGTCGGGTGCGGTCACTTTCAAGCGGCCCAAGCTGGTCAAAACCCCACACGAGGGTCCGCTGCCGCTGTCGGCCGCCCAACTGCGAACCTGGTTCGCTTACCAGATCGAGGGACCCAGCGAGGTCAACAACATCCCCTTCGCCGCCCGATTGAGCGGGCCGTGCGATGTCGACGCGCTGGTCGCCGCCGTCAGCGACGTGGTTCGGCGCCACGAGATCCTGCGCACCACCTACACCGAAATCGACGGTGTGCCTTATCAAGTGGTCCAACCCGCCGCTGAACTGCCGGTGCGGCAGGCGGCCGGGGAGGGTGCAGGGTGGTTGCGGCAGCAGCTGGACAGCGAGCGCCACTACAGTTTCCAGCTGGACCGCGAATGGCCGATCCGCGCCGCGGTGCTGCATACCGGTGATGAGCACGTAGTGTCGTTGGTGGTGCACCACATCGCGATCGACCACTGGTCGGGCGGAGTGCTCTTCGCCGACCTGCTCACCGCCTACCGCGCTCGCCACTCCCGGCAACAGCCGTCCTGGGCACCGTTGCCGCTCCAATACGCCGATTACGCGGCCTGGCAGGGTGAGTTGTTGTCGGAGCAAGACGACCAGTCCAGCATCGCCCGAGCGCAACGCGACTACTGGGTGCGCCAGCTGGAGGGCATACCCGAGGACACCGGGCTGCGGCCCGACCTTCCGCGTCCGGGGGTGCCCAGCGGCGCCGGCGACTCCGTCGAGTTCAGCATCGGCGCACAGGCCCGCGGCAAGCTCACCGAGCTGTGCCGGGAGCTGGGTGTCACCGAATTCATGCTGCTGCAATCGGCTGTCGCCGTGGTGCTGCACAAAGCCGGCGGCGGCGTGGATATACCGCTGGGCACACCGATCGCGGCGCGTACCGAGCCCGAACTCGACCAACTGATCGGCTTTTTCATCAACATCCTGGTACTGCGCAACAACTTGGACGGCAACCCGTCGCTGCGCGAGGTGCTGACCCGGGCCCGCGAAACGGCGCTGGCCGCCTACGCCCACCAGGACCTGCCGTTCGACCGAGTCGTGGACGCGGTCAGCCCGGTGCGGACGCTGTCGCGAAACCCGCTGTTCCAGACCGTCGTGCACGTCCGCGATCACCTGCCCGGCGAACGGGTGATCGACACCAGCGCGGCCGGCAACACCGTATTCACCGCGCTGGAGCCGACGTTCGACATCGCCCACGCCGATCTGAGCGTCAACTTCTTCGCCACTTCCGATGCTGAAGAAGCCGCATATCAAGGCAACATTCTCTACCGCACCGAGCTGTATCACCGCAGCACGATCGAACGGCTGGTCGGCTGGCTGATGCAGGTCATCGACGCATTTGCCGGCGACGTCGATCAGCGGCTGCGCGACGTGCAATTGCTCGATGCCGAGCAGCGGCAGCACATTCTCGCCCGGTGGAGCCGCGGCCCCGAGCCGCCGGCCGAGCGCGCGTGCACGATCGCCGAGCTGCTCGAGCCCAGCCGCCGATGGGGCACCAATCGCATCGCGCTGCGCTGCGCCGACGAGCAGATCGACTACCCTGCGCTGCATCGTCGTTCGGACAACTTCGCGCACCTGCTTGTCGAGCGGGGCGTGGGGCCCGGATCGCTGGTGGGCCTGTCGACACGGCGCGGCATCGACATGGTGGTCGCGCTGGTCGGCATCATGAAAGCCAGCGCCGGCTTCTTCCCACTGGACCCCGGTTATCCCGCCGCGCGCAAACAGCTGATGCTCGACGACGTCGCGCCGCAGGTGGTGGTCGTGACGTCCGAGGCTCTGGAGACTATGCCGGAATCGCCTGAGGTGACGTTTATTTCGCTCGACGACCCGGCGGTGCAGGAGGCTCTGGACCGAGAGCCGTCGGCAGATCCGTTGCCCGCCGCTCATCCGGACGACCCGATGTATCTGGTGTTCACCTCCGGATCGACGGGCACACCGAAGGGTGTCTTGGGCACCCATCGGGCGATGACCACCCGGCTGAACTGGCAGCTATGGAATTACCCGGTAGCCGGCAACGACACCGAAGATATCCGCCTGGCGCAGGCGTCGTGGAACTTCCTCGAGGGGTGCATGGAAACCTTGGGCGGCCTGGCCGCCGGGTCCACCACGATCCTGGCCGACGACACCGAGCACCGCGATCCCGAGGCGCTGGCCTCGCTGATCCGGCGTCACTCGGTGGCCCAGGTCACCGCGGTGCCCAGCCTGGTCTCGACCATCGTTGACACGTGGCCCGAGGCGCTGCGGTCGCTGTACCGGCTGGTGTGCGGCGCCGAGCCGCTGACCGCGTCACTGCAGGAGCGGTTGCTGGCCCACTACGGCTCCGACGGTTCAGGTTCAGGCCCGCAGCTGCTCAATAACTTCGGCGCCACCGAAACGTCCGGCGCGCTGGTCCGCGGACCGATGACCCCGCCGGTGCCGCTGCTGGGCACCCCGATGCCCGACGCGCAGGTGTATCTGCTCGACGACGGCCTGAACCCGGTGCCGCCCGGTGTGGTCGGCGAATTGTATTACGCCGGCGGGCAATTGGTGCGCGGCTACTGGAAACGGCCCGGCCTGACGGCAGCGCGGTTCGTGGCCAACCCGTACGCCGCCGAGCCCGGTGCGCGGTTCTATCGCAGCGGTGACCGGGCCCGCTGGACGCAAGACGGCCGACTCGAATTCGTCGGCCGCACCGACCATCAGGTCAAGGTGCGCGGGTTCCGCGTCGAACTGGGCGAGGTGGAAGCCGCCTTGAAGGCCGCCGACGGGGTGGCCGTGGCGGCGGCGCGCACCTGGGACGTCGACGGCAGCATCACCTTGGCCGGCTATGTGGTGCCGCACCACCCTGCTCCCGGCGAGGAGGCGAAATCGGCGTTCGCATCGGCGGTTCGGGCCGAAGTCGCCGCGGTGCTGCCGGGCTACATGATGCCGTCGTCGATCACCGTCCTCGACGAGATGCCGAAGACCGAGTCGGGCAAGCTGAACCGGCCCGGCCTGCCGCGGCCGTCGGTGAGCACCACCGGACACCGCGAGCCGCCGAGCACCGACATCGAGCGGGCGCTGGCCGAGATCTTCGTCGACCTGCTGCCGATCAACGAAATCGGGCGCTTCGACGACTTTTTCACCCTCGGCGGTGACAGCATCCTGTCGGTGCAGCTGGCGGCGCGGGCGCGGGCGGCCGGTCTGCCGGTCAGTCCGCGGCTGGTGTTCGAGAACCCGACCGTGCAGCAGCTGGCGGCCGCGGTGGAATCGGGTGTGGAATCCACTGGCGCCGTCCTGGACTCCGGAGGGGCCGACGGCGCTGCCGACGCCGATACCCACCACGAGCCGATGAGCACATCCGGGCTGTCCGCCGAGCAGCTGGCGGCGGTCACGCAATCGTGGAGTAACCAATGACCGCCACCGAAACCGGTGCCCCCTCAGGCATCGAGGATGTGATGGCGCTGAGCCCTTTGCAGGAAGGGCTGTATTCGCTGACGGTGCTATCCGGGCTGGCCGATGCCGGTGCCGGGTCTCCGGTCGACGACCCGTACCTGGTCGGGATCGCCGCCGATATCGCCGGTCCGCTCGACGTCGACCTGCTCAAGGACTGCGCGGCGGAAATGCTGATGCGCCACCCGAATCTGCGGGCCAGCTTCGTCAGCCGCGACATCCCCCGGCCCGTGCAGGTCGTGCCGTCGCGGGTCGAGCTGCCCTGGCGCCAAGTTACAGCCAAGCCCGCGGATATCGAAAAACTGGCGGCCGCGGAACGGTCTCGGCCGTTCGACTTCGAAAAGACACCGGCGATCCGTTTCCTGCTGATCGAATTACCGGATAACCGTTGGCATTTGGTGATCACCGCGCATCACATCGTGATCGACGGGTGGTCGCTGCCGGTGTTCGCGGCGGAGATGATCGCGCTGTACGGGGCGGGGGGTGACCCGGACGCGCTGCCGGTCAAGCCGCGGCCGTACCGGGATTACATCGGGTGGCTGGCCGCGCGGGACCGCTCGGCCAGCGAGCAGGTATGGCGTGAGCACCTTGCCGGGTTGCCCGGCCCGACGCTATTGGCGGCGTCGATGGCCACCGAAGCGCCCCGGACCGGATTGCCCCGGCGCACCGAGCTGCGCACCGACCGGCAGACCACCGCGTGGTTGAACGACGGTGCCCGCTCGCGCGGAATCACCGTGAACACCTTGATGCAGATGGCCTGGGCGCTGGTGTTGTCACGGCTGACCGACCGCGACGACGTGGTGTTCGGCGTCACGGTCTCGGGCCGGCCCGCCGAACTGTCCGGCGTCGAAACCATGATCGGGTTGTTCATCAACACCGTGCCGCTGCGGGTGCGGCTCGACGCCAACGCCGAAGTCGGCGCGCAATGCGTTGCGCTGCAACGGAGTGCTGCGATGCTGCGCGACCACAGCTATCTCAGCCACGCGCAGCTACGGACGATCGGCGGCGTCGGCGAGATGTTCGACACGCTGCTGGTCTATGAGAACTTCCCCACATCGGGACTGGCTGACGGTGGTGAGTTGACCGCGGGCGGTGTGACATTCCGGCCGGCCGGGCTGGAGAGCGTGACGCATTTCCCGGTCGCGCTGGCCGCCCACCTGGACGACGGGCAGCTGGTCATGTTCGTCGAGGTGCTCGGCGGCGCACTGGGCGCTACCACCGGTGAGATGCTCGGCCGGCGCGTGCTGGCCACCGCCGAGCGGCTGCTGTCAAGTTGGGAGCGCCCGCTGCGCGAGGTCAGCGTGTTGTTCGATGCAGAGACCCGGCCGCTGCGCGCCGCCGGCACGGCGCCGGCCCGCCCGACAGCAGGCTTTCACACCCGCTTCGCCGCGGCTGCGCAGGCCGGTCCCGACCAGGAGGCACTGAGCTGGACTTGCGGGTCCATGTCCTACGGCGAGCTGGACACGGCGGCCAATCGGCTGGCCGCGGTACTGATCGGTCGCGGGGCCCAACCGGAAAAGCCGGTGGCGGTTCGGCTTTCCCGCGGCCCGCAGTATGTCGTCGCGCTACTCGCGGTGCTCAAATCCGGCGCGGTGTGCGTGCCGCTGGAACCGGGAACGCCGCCGGAGCGGGTGGAGTCGATCCTGCGCCAGACCGGTGCCACCATCGTCATTGACGAGGACATGGTCGCGTCGGTGGACTCCGAGGCATCCGACCAGGCCGTCGATTTCCGTCCCGTCGACGTCGACCCCAGCCAAGCCGGCTATGTGGTGTTCACCTCCGGGACCACCGGAGAACCCAAGGGCGTCATCGGAACCCACGCCGCGCTGGGCGCCTATGCCGACGACCACATCGACACCGTCCTGCGGCCCGCCGCCGCCCGGCTGCGGCGTCGGCTGCGGATCGCGCATGCCTGGTCGTTCGCGTTCGACGCCGCCTGGCAGCCGTTGGTGGCCCTGCTCGACGGCCACACCGTGCACGTCGTCGACGAACGCACCCAGCGCGACGCCGAGTCGCTGGTGCAGGCGATCGCCGAGCACCGCATCGACATGATCGACACCACCCCATCGATGTTCGCCCAGCTGCGAGCCTTCGGTTTGCTCGCGAGCGTGCCGTTGACGGTGCTCGCGCTGGGCGGCGAAGCCGTCGTCCCGCCGACCTGGAACATGATCCGCGACGCGTGCGCGCGCAGCGGGATGGCGGCCTACAACTGCTACGGTCCCACCGAAACCACCGTCGAGGCAGTGATCGCCGACATCACCGAGTACGCCGCGCCGTCGATCGGGCGCCCGACCCGGCAGAGCCGCGCCTATGTGCTGGACTCCGCGCTGCGCCCGGTACCGCACGGCGCGGCCGGCGAATTGTATGTGGCAGGAGCACAATTGGCGCGCGGCTATCTCCGACGTCCCGGTGAGACGTCACACCGATTCATCGCCGACCCCTTCGGGTCCGGGGAGCGGATGTATCGCACCGGCGACGTGGTGCGCCGCCAGCCCGACGAGTCGCTGGTCTATCTGGGCCGCGCCGACGAGCAGGTGAAGATCCGCGGCTATCGGGTGGAACCCGGCGAGATCGCCGCGGCGCTGCAGGCGCACCCGGGGGTTCGTCATGCCCATGTCGTGGTCCGCGAACATCCGGGCGGCGCGCGGTTGACGGCTTGCGCCGCGACCGCGAACGGCTCCGCGCCCACCGAAGCCGAGTTGCGGACCATGCTCGGTGAGCGGCTGCCGCGCTACATGGTGCCGCAGCGCATCGTCGTCGTCGACGAGATCCCGCTGACCGCCAACGGTAAGCTGGACGAGGCCGCGCTGCCCGACGTCGATGCCGGCACCGTCGGGTCCGCACCCGAAACCGCAACGGAATCCACGCTAGCCGAGTTGCTTTCGGAGATGTTGCAGATCCCCGAGGTCGACGTGACCGCAGATTTCCTGGAATTGGGACTGGACAGCATCGTGGCGCTTTCGGTGGTCCAGGCGGCGCGCCGCCGCGGCATTCCGCTACGCGCCCGGCTCATCCTGGAGTGCAACAACATTCGCGAACTCGCCGCCGCGATCGACGCCGAAACCACCGGCGCAGCCCGCGACGCTGAGCACAGTACCGAACCGATTCCGTTGCTGCCCAACGCGATTTGGGTCTACGAATACGGTGAGCCACGGCGAATGGGACAGGTCGAGGCCATCCGGGTGCCCGAGGGCATCACCGCCGAGCAGCTGCGGGCGGCGCTGACCGCCATCGTCGACGGCCACGAAGTGCTGCGTAGCCGCCTGGACCGCACCAGCATGGTCCTGGTGCCCACCCCGGTCGGTGACTTCTTCGACGAGGCAGCGGTGTCCGGCGATCTGCCGGCAGCGGTCACCGCACACGCCGAGAAGGCTCTGGAAAGCCTTGATCCCGAACGTGGTTCGCTGCTGTCCGCCAGGTGGTTGCGGCCGCCGAGCGGACCGGGGGTGCTGCTACTGGCCGCACATGTGCTGGCGATGGACCCGGCATCGTGGCGGGTGGTGCTCGGTGAACTCGACGCCGCCTTGCATGTACTGGCCGGCGGACACGCACCGGCGCCTGTTCCCGAGCACACCAGCTACCGGCGGTGGGCCCAAGCGCTCATGCGGCGTGCCGAAACCCTTGACACCATGCCGTTTTGGCTTTCCCAGCTCCAGGGTGAGGACCCGGATCTGGGCGCCCGACGGGTACAGGCCGACCGTGATCGGGCCGCTGGCCTGCTGATCCGCGCCGCAGTGACCGACACCGCTATCACCGGTCAACTACTGGATTCGAATGTCCCGATGTTTGACCTGCTGGTCGCGGCGGCGGCGCGGACGGTGACCCGGTGGCGGCAACGCCGGGGTCAGCCGACACCGGCGCCGTTGCTGGCCCTGGAAACCCACGGCCGCGCCGACGCTGTGGTAGACGACACCGACCAGGACACCAGTGACGCCGTTGACACCACCGACACCGTGGGCCTGCTCAGCGCGATCTATCCGCTGCGAGTGCATTCCACCGACCCGCATCGCGTGACCGCGCAATTGGCGGCTATCCCCGGCGCCGGAATCGATTACGGTCTGCTGCGCTACCTGCGCGCCGACACCGCGGCTGCGCTCAACAGTGTTCCAGGGCCGCAGCTGCTGCTGAACTATCTGGGCCGCGCCGACGTCGGTGACGCCGGCACCAGCGTGCGCCTCGACCGCGAGCTGCTGGGCGGACTGCCGCCGCTGCCCGAACCGAACGTGGCGGTGCGTCACGAACTGGTCATCATGGCCACCCTGCTGGGCTCTGGCGATCAGCAAGTGTTGTTGACTCAGTGGCGTGCCCTGCCAGATATCCTCAGCGAGCCGGAACTGACCGCGCTGCAGGATCTTTGGAATGAATCTCTCAGGGAGTGCGTGGCATGACTACGCTAGCGGTCGTCGGCGCCGGGGCCAAGGCGGTGGCCGTCGCGGCCAAGGCGTCGGTGTTACGCGCCATGGGTGTCGACACACCCGACGTCGTCGCCGTCGAACGCACCGGCGTGGCCGCCAACTGGCAGGCCGGCGGCGGCTGGACCGACGGCGCCCAAAGCCTGGGCACCAGCCCGGAAAAAGACGTCGGCTTCCCGTACCGCTCGTCGTTGGTGCCACGCCGCAACGCCGAACTCGACGAGCGGATGACGCGCTACAGCTGGCAGGCGTATCTGATCGCCACCGGTCAATTCGCCCAATGGATCGACCGTGGCCGCCCCGCGCCGACCCACGGCCGGTGGGGCCAGTATCTGCGCTGGGTCGCCGAGCGAATCGACATGACAGTGGTCTACGGCGAGGTCGACCGAATCGCCCTCGACGGCCGACACTGGGTGCTGCACACCCCCGAGCGCACCGTGCACGCCGACGGGTTGATGATCACCGGGCCCGGCCAAGCCGAACGGACCCTGCTGCCGGGCAATCCGCGGGTGCTCTCCATCGCGCAGTTCTGGCATCGTGCCGCCCAGCACGACCGGATCAGCGCCGAGCGGGTCGCGATGATCGGCGGCGGTGAGACGGCCGCGGCCATGCTCCATGAGCTGTTCCGGCACCCGATTTCGACGATCACCGTCATCTCACCGCAGGTCACGCTGTTCACCCGGGGCGAGGGCTTCTTCGAGAACTCACTGTTCTCCGACCCGTCCGACTGGGCCGCCCTGACTTTGCCGGAACGACGCGACGCGATCGCACGCACCGACCGCGGAGTGTTCTCGTCGAGCGTGCAGGATGCACTGATGGCCGACGACCGGATCCGCCACCTGCGCGGCCGGGTTGCGCACGCGGTCGATCGCGACCAGCAGATCCGGCTCACCCTGA
Proteins encoded in this window:
- a CDS encoding non-ribosomal peptide synthetase, whose amino-acid sequence is MTATETGAPSGIEDVMALSPLQEGLYSLTVLSGLADAGAGSPVDDPYLVGIAADIAGPLDVDLLKDCAAEMLMRHPNLRASFVSRDIPRPVQVVPSRVELPWRQVTAKPADIEKLAAAERSRPFDFEKTPAIRFLLIELPDNRWHLVITAHHIVIDGWSLPVFAAEMIALYGAGGDPDALPVKPRPYRDYIGWLAARDRSASEQVWREHLAGLPGPTLLAASMATEAPRTGLPRRTELRTDRQTTAWLNDGARSRGITVNTLMQMAWALVLSRLTDRDDVVFGVTVSGRPAELSGVETMIGLFINTVPLRVRLDANAEVGAQCVALQRSAAMLRDHSYLSHAQLRTIGGVGEMFDTLLVYENFPTSGLADGGELTAGGVTFRPAGLESVTHFPVALAAHLDDGQLVMFVEVLGGALGATTGEMLGRRVLATAERLLSSWERPLREVSVLFDAETRPLRAAGTAPARPTAGFHTRFAAAAQAGPDQEALSWTCGSMSYGELDTAANRLAAVLIGRGAQPEKPVAVRLSRGPQYVVALLAVLKSGAVCVPLEPGTPPERVESILRQTGATIVIDEDMVASVDSEASDQAVDFRPVDVDPSQAGYVVFTSGTTGEPKGVIGTHAALGAYADDHIDTVLRPAAARLRRRLRIAHAWSFAFDAAWQPLVALLDGHTVHVVDERTQRDAESLVQAIAEHRIDMIDTTPSMFAQLRAFGLLASVPLTVLALGGEAVVPPTWNMIRDACARSGMAAYNCYGPTETTVEAVIADITEYAAPSIGRPTRQSRAYVLDSALRPVPHGAAGELYVAGAQLARGYLRRPGETSHRFIADPFGSGERMYRTGDVVRRQPDESLVYLGRADEQVKIRGYRVEPGEIAAALQAHPGVRHAHVVVREHPGGARLTACAATANGSAPTEAELRTMLGERLPRYMVPQRIVVVDEIPLTANGKLDEAALPDVDAGTVGSAPETATESTLAELLSEMLQIPEVDVTADFLELGLDSIVALSVVQAARRRGIPLRARLILECNNIRELAAAIDAETTGAARDAEHSTEPIPLLPNAIWVYEYGEPRRMGQVEAIRVPEGITAEQLRAALTAIVDGHEVLRSRLDRTSMVLVPTPVGDFFDEAAVSGDLPAAVTAHAEKALESLDPERGSLLSARWLRPPSGPGVLLLAAHVLAMDPASWRVVLGELDAALHVLAGGHAPAPVPEHTSYRRWAQALMRRAETLDTMPFWLSQLQGEDPDLGARRVQADRDRAAGLLIRAAVTDTAITGQLLDSNVPMFDLLVAAAARTVTRWRQRRGQPTPAPLLALETHGRADAVVDDTDQDTSDAVDTTDTVGLLSAIYPLRVHSTDPHRVTAQLAAIPGAGIDYGLLRYLRADTAAALNSVPGPQLLLNYLGRADVGDAGTSVRLDRELLGGLPPLPEPNVAVRHELVIMATLLGSGDQQVLLTQWRALPDILSEPELTALQDLWNESLRECVA
- the mbtG gene encoding NADPH-dependent L-lysine N(6)-monooxygenase MbtG gives rise to the protein MTTLAVVGAGAKAVAVAAKASVLRAMGVDTPDVVAVERTGVAANWQAGGGWTDGAQSLGTSPEKDVGFPYRSSLVPRRNAELDERMTRYSWQAYLIATGQFAQWIDRGRPAPTHGRWGQYLRWVAERIDMTVVYGEVDRIALDGRHWVLHTPERTVHADGLMITGPGQAERTLLPGNPRVLSIAQFWHRAAQHDRISAERVAMIGGGETAAAMLHELFRHPISTITVISPQVTLFTRGEGFFENSLFSDPSDWAALTLPERRDAIARTDRGVFSSSVQDALMADDRIRHLRGRVAHAVDRDQQIRLTLSTDRGTENFETVHGFDLVIDGSGVDALWFTTLLNQDALDLLELGLGGPLRSERLQESIGYDLAVNSVTPKLFLPGLAGLNQGPGFPNLSCLGLLSDRVLGAELPQTDPSNRRTDEHQSLR